The Puntigrus tetrazona isolate hp1 chromosome 3, ASM1883169v1, whole genome shotgun sequence genome contains a region encoding:
- the LOC122330463 gene encoding uncharacterized protein LOC122330463 isoform X1 — MIFQILPTLQFILLFYTFGSTRGGFIIIIIVPLLMLMMNDAWLKRCYYRLGFSLSVVKTVMIIFILVTNAVMIVLYIFTLDYQTDAIGWGCVVMFLQVRWTLMFFTDYIYGFLRLSQGFQRYVAVYVFGSVVVVLLNSALITEMILKSASGGRVMADLRFIVFLSECLFAVSLMISAFLGSKITDCLKSCQEKARPRRVKRSQKNQNSEEERFL, encoded by the exons ATGATCTTTCAGATTCTGCCAACTTTACagttcatcctcctcttctacACGTTTGGATCGACCAGAGGAG GAttcatcataattattattgtaccACTGTTAATGCTGATGATGAATGACGCATGGCTTAAAAGATGCTATTATAGACTGGGCT TTTCACTTTCAGTTGTGAAGACAGTGATGATCATCTTCATATTGGTGACTAATGCAGTGATGATCGTTCTTTACATATTCACTCTGGACTATCAAACAG ATGCGATTGGATGGGGCTGTGTTGTGATGTTTCTGCAGGTTCGCTGGACGCTCATGTTCTTCACAGATTATATTTATGGTTTTCTCAGATTGTCTCAAG GTTTTCAGCGTTATGTTGCTGTGTATGTGTTTGGATCAGTTGTTGTAGTTTTACTGAACTCTGCATTAATAACAGAAATGATCCTGAAATCAG cgTCTGGAGGCCGTGTGATGGCTGATCTCAGAttcattgtgtttctgtctgaGTGTTTATTTGCTGTATCTCTGATGATTTCTGCGTTCTTAGGATCCA AGATCACAGACTGTCTGAAGTCTTGTCAG GAGAAAGCGAGACCGAGACGAGTCAAAAGATCCCAGAAGAACCAGAACTCAGAAGAAGAGAGATTTCTCTGA
- the LOC122330463 gene encoding uncharacterized protein LOC122330463 isoform X2, translating into MIFQILPTLQFILLFYTFGSTRGGFIIIIIVPLLMLMMNDAWLKRCYYRLGFSLSVVKTVMIIFILVTNAVMIVLYIFTLDYQTDAIGWGCVVMFLQVRWTLMFFTDYIYGFLRLSQGFQRYVAVYVFGSVVVVLLNSALITEMILKSASGGRVMADLRFIVFLSECLFAVSLMISAFLGSKITDCLKSCQKARPRRVKRSQKNQNSEEERFL; encoded by the exons ATGATCTTTCAGATTCTGCCAACTTTACagttcatcctcctcttctacACGTTTGGATCGACCAGAGGAG GAttcatcataattattattgtaccACTGTTAATGCTGATGATGAATGACGCATGGCTTAAAAGATGCTATTATAGACTGGGCT TTTCACTTTCAGTTGTGAAGACAGTGATGATCATCTTCATATTGGTGACTAATGCAGTGATGATCGTTCTTTACATATTCACTCTGGACTATCAAACAG ATGCGATTGGATGGGGCTGTGTTGTGATGTTTCTGCAGGTTCGCTGGACGCTCATGTTCTTCACAGATTATATTTATGGTTTTCTCAGATTGTCTCAAG GTTTTCAGCGTTATGTTGCTGTGTATGTGTTTGGATCAGTTGTTGTAGTTTTACTGAACTCTGCATTAATAACAGAAATGATCCTGAAATCAG cgTCTGGAGGCCGTGTGATGGCTGATCTCAGAttcattgtgtttctgtctgaGTGTTTATTTGCTGTATCTCTGATGATTTCTGCGTTCTTAGGATCCA AGATCACAGACTGTCTGAAGTCTTGTCAG AAAGCGAGACCGAGACGAGTCAAAAGATCCCAGAAGAACCAGAACTCAGAAGAAGAGAGATTTCTCTGA
- the LOC122332312 gene encoding uncharacterized protein LOC122332312 — translation MQEILKILFKSALDKSLNYSGFEGVVIIVLFVLVLLFNLFFIIFLFLRFFGKVSLRIRTIFNVLAEITFDVLPSLQFILLFFSFGSRGGFLIVAVLPVFLTVSRYDWDFTCGQQMGCSPAVRRSVYLTLMILINALLIYFYITALENQNDVVGWSCMLVFLQFLWTLINFTWSFPSSFDLPRVTVVYVFGSVGVVLLNSVALMTEVILKTVNGEGLTGDMRISVFSTEFIFTLILLVLVVFEPWIKPCLDSCQKSMKSCRSRGAGSQSQESEQNPAAGCDEAPAAGSDQKQITAESHEMNPLLNEQTQENHRSDAAEETEPNSVITQT, via the exons ATGCAGGAGATCTTAAAAA tTCTATTTAAATCTGCTTTGGACAAAAGTCTGAACTACTCTGGATTTGAAGGAGTCGTGATCATAGTCCTCTTTGTGCTTGTTCTTCTGTTCAACctcttctttattattttct tgtttttgagattttttggTAAAGTAAGTCTACGGATCAGGACTATATTCAATGTTCTGGCTGAAATCACCTTCGATGTCCTTCCTTCTCTACAATTCATCCTCCTGTTCTTCAGCTTTGGATCCAGAGGAG GTTTCTTGATCGTGGCAGTTTTACCAGTGTTTCTCACGGTCAGCAGATACGACTGGGACTTTACCTGTGGTCAACAGATGggct GTTCACCTGCGGTCAGGAGATCCGTGTATTTAACTCTCATGATCCTGATCAATGCTCTACTCATCTACTTCTACATCACAGCTCTGGAGAACCAGAACG ATGTTGTTGGATGGAGCTGTATGCTTGTGTTTCTTCAGTTTCTCTGGACCCTGATCAACTTCACATGGTCATTTCCATCATCATTCG ATCTTCCCCGTGTGACTGTGGTGTATGTGTTCGGATCAGTCGGTGTAGTTTTACTCAACTCTGTTGCTCTGATGACTGAAGTGATCCTGAAAACAG TTAATGGTGAAGGATTGACGGGAGACATGAGGATCTCAGTCTTCTCCACCGAGTTCATCTTCACTTTAATTCTCCTGGTTTTAGTGGTGTTTGAACCCT ggatCAAACCCTGTCTGGATTCGTGTCAG AAATCAATGAAGTCTTGTCGAAGCAGAGGCGCTGGATCACAGAGTCAGGAATCTGAG CAGAACCCAGCAGCGGGTTGCGATGAAGCTCCAGCCGCTGGATCAGACCAGAAGCAGATCACGGCAGAATCACACGAGATGAATCCTCTACTGAACGAACAAACCCAGGAGAACCACAGGAGCGACGCGGCGGAGGAGACCGAGCCGAACTCAGTGATTACACAAACATAA